One Ardenticatenales bacterium DNA segment encodes these proteins:
- a CDS encoding amidohydrolase: protein MLEKAQRIAGELIRIRRDIHQHPELSFQEFRTAALVADTLREIGLQPRTGVGRTGVVAEIGSGDGPVIGIRADMDALPILEKTGRPYSSQNAGVMHACGHDAHTAILLGVAHLLKQSQAEEMDKWRGTVRFLFQPSEEAFDEDGVSGATAMIADDALDGLDAVIALHVASDRPAGLCFFHDEYSLAAVDSFRAWVRGDGGHGAYPHNGSDPIHMLGSILPALYAIPSRLINPLRPCVVSLGHIEGGSTTNVIPNEVLLEGTIRSHHDDVRQKLWAEVENALRLSTLMGGAYELKINKGYPALYNAPQVNDWMRQTALDLVGEDDVTDMEFGMGAEDFAYMAQAAQGAMFMLGAATPDGVVRHHHTDVFDIDESVIPVGAAVLAETARRFVTGQLP from the coding sequence ATGCTAGAGAAAGCACAACGCATAGCCGGCGAACTGATCCGTATTCGCCGCGACATTCATCAACACCCTGAGCTGAGCTTTCAGGAGTTCCGCACCGCCGCCCTGGTGGCGGACACCCTGCGCGAAATTGGTTTGCAGCCGCGCACCGGTGTGGGCCGCACTGGCGTGGTCGCGGAAATCGGCAGCGGCGACGGGCCTGTTATTGGCATTCGCGCGGACATGGATGCCCTGCCCATTTTGGAAAAAACGGGCCGACCCTATTCGTCCCAAAATGCCGGCGTGATGCACGCCTGCGGCCACGACGCCCACACGGCCATTTTGCTGGGCGTGGCCCATTTGCTCAAACAAAGCCAGGCGGAGGAGATGGATAAGTGGCGGGGCACGGTGCGCTTTCTCTTTCAACCGTCCGAAGAAGCGTTCGACGAGGATGGCGTCAGCGGAGCCACAGCCATGATCGCCGATGATGCCCTGGACGGATTGGACGCGGTGATTGCCCTGCATGTGGCCTCGGATCGGCCTGCCGGCCTCTGTTTCTTCCACGATGAGTACAGCCTGGCCGCGGTTGATTCGTTCCGCGCCTGGGTGCGCGGCGATGGAGGGCATGGCGCTTACCCGCACAATGGTTCTGATCCGATTCATATGTTGGGGTCGATTTTGCCGGCACTCTACGCCATCCCCTCCCGCCTCATCAACCCCCTGCGCCCCTGCGTCGTCAGCCTCGGCCACATCGAAGGCGGCTCCACCACCAACGTCATCCCCAACGAAGTCCTGCTCGAAGGCACCATCCGCTCCCACCACGACGATGTGCGCCAAAAGCTCTGGGCGGAAGTAGAAAACGCCCTCCGCCTCAGCACCCTCATGGGGGGGGCCTACGAGTTAAAAATTAACAAAGGCTACCCCGCCCTCTACAACGCGCCTCAAGTCAACGACTGGATGCGCCAGACAGCCCTTGATCTGGTCGGCGAAGACGACGTAACGGACATGGAATTTGGCATGGGCGCGGAAGATTTCGCCTATATGGCCCAGGCCGCCCAAGGCGCCATGTTCATGCTCGGCGCAGCCACACCGGATGGAGTCGTCCGCCATCACCATACGGACGTTTTCGACATCGACGAGAGCGTCATTCCCGTTGGTGCTGCCGTCCTCGCCGAAACCGCCCGCCGCTTTGTTACGGGGCAGTTGCCGTAA
- a CDS encoding class IV adenylate cyclase, translating into MVESPHHLEVEVKFLLRDLPAFRARLIDAGIHPHRPRIYEHNIRFDNPWDGLARHGRLLRLRQDSRARLTYKGIPPQAISSEAKIREELEIEISDLPTTSLILQRLGFFPRQIYEKYRETFISHGVEIVLDEMPFGNFVELEGEEAALKPLAADLGLDWEKRILENYLVIMLRLQTEYNLPFDDLTFANFAGLDISAAALFVPT; encoded by the coding sequence ATGGTCGAAAGCCCCCATCATCTGGAGGTGGAGGTCAAATTTCTGCTGCGGGATTTGCCGGCATTTCGCGCGCGTTTGATAGATGCCGGCATTCACCCACACCGCCCCCGCATCTACGAACACAACATCCGCTTTGACAACCCCTGGGACGGCCTCGCCCGCCACGGACGCCTGCTGCGCCTGCGCCAGGACAGCCGCGCTCGCCTCACTTACAAAGGCATCCCCCCTCAGGCCATCTCCTCCGAAGCCAAAATCCGCGAAGAACTAGAAATCGAAATCAGCGACCTGCCCACCACCTCCCTCATCTTGCAGCGCCTCGGCTTCTTCCCCCGCCAGATATACGAAAAATACCGCGAAACCTTTATCAGTCATGGCGTGGAGATCGTCCTCGACGAAATGCCCTTTGGCAACTTCGTGGAGCTGGAAGGAGAAGAAGCCGCCCTCAAACCCCTGGCCGCGGACCTGGGGCTTGATTGGGAAAAGCGCATCCTGGAAAACTACCTCGTGATCATGCTGCGCCTGCAAACAGAATACAACCTGCCCTTCGACGACCTCACCTTCGCCAACTTTGCCGGGCTGGACATCTCCGCTGCTGCCCTCTTCGTCCCTACCTGA
- a CDS encoding biotin/lipoyl-binding protein: MKYVTIVGDKTFNIEVEQADRLIIDGEPYQIDFQTLGEGGLLSLLVNNHSVEAAIEQREEAWEVLIRGELYSVQVQDERLLLLNQVQGKTGGVKGEMTVKSPMPGIIVRVPVAVGDTVQKGAAVIILESMKMENELKSPRAGKVKRVFVENGMSVEKDQPLVVVGDPDEAQED; encoded by the coding sequence ATGAAATACGTAACGATAGTTGGCGATAAGACTTTCAACATTGAAGTGGAACAGGCAGACCGCCTCATTATCGACGGGGAACCGTACCAGATTGACTTTCAGACGTTGGGCGAAGGGGGTCTGTTATCGTTGTTGGTGAATAACCATTCCGTGGAGGCGGCTATTGAACAACGAGAAGAGGCCTGGGAGGTTCTCATCCGGGGTGAATTGTATTCGGTCCAGGTGCAGGATGAACGGCTGTTGTTGTTGAATCAGGTGCAGGGAAAGACGGGCGGCGTCAAAGGGGAAATGACGGTGAAGTCTCCCATGCCGGGGATCATTGTGCGCGTGCCTGTGGCCGTGGGAGACACGGTGCAGAAAGGGGCCGCCGTGATTATCCTGGAGTCGATGAAAATGGAGAATGAGTTGAAGTCGCCGCGCGCCGGAAAGGTGAAGCGGGTTTTTGTGGAAAACGGGATGAGCGTGGAAAAAGACCAGCCGTTGGTGGTCGTGGGTGATCCCGATGAGGCGCAAGAGGATTGA